A window from Mycolicibacterium tokaiense encodes these proteins:
- the crtI gene encoding phytoene desaturase family protein: MRTVGGRTDRVVVVGAGLSGLSAALQLAGRGRTVTVVERDQHPGGRVGRADIAGYRIDTGPTVLTMPDIIDDAFAAVGEKLTDRLELEPVHPAYRASFADGNALAVHTGAQEMYAEIERFAGRREADAYLRLRAWLTKLYETEFDGFIGSNFDSPLALVTPGLAKLVALGGFRRWENVIRRYLHDERLLRVFTFQALYAGVPPQSALAVYAVIAYMDTVAGVYFPRGGMRALPDAMAAAAQAAGVEFRYGAAVTDLEWSGSRATAVRTATGERIEADAVVLTTELPDTYRLLRRTPRRLVPLRPAPSAVVAHVGCRAVEAAPDHHTIVFGQAWDQTFRDIITDGRVMSDPSLLVTRPTASDPSLAPAGRDLLYVLAPAPNTQVGQVDWDATSSSYVEHMLDVVSTRLPGVGQDAEVLHVVTPADWARQGMAAGSPFALAHNFAQTGPFRPANTVRGVDNVVLAGSSTVPGVGVPTAVMSGRLAADRITGTPVARSVSEVHR, from the coding sequence ATGCGCACCGTTGGGGGAAGAACCGACCGCGTGGTCGTCGTGGGAGCCGGGCTCTCCGGCCTGTCGGCCGCGCTGCAACTGGCCGGGCGGGGCCGCACCGTCACCGTGGTCGAACGCGACCAGCACCCCGGTGGGCGGGTCGGCCGGGCTGACATCGCCGGCTACCGGATCGACACCGGTCCCACGGTGCTCACCATGCCCGACATCATCGACGACGCGTTCGCCGCGGTCGGGGAGAAGCTCACCGACCGCCTCGAGCTGGAGCCGGTGCACCCGGCCTACCGGGCGTCTTTCGCCGACGGCAACGCACTGGCGGTGCACACCGGAGCCCAGGAGATGTACGCCGAGATCGAGCGGTTCGCCGGGCGGCGCGAGGCCGACGCCTACCTGCGGCTGCGGGCGTGGCTGACCAAGCTGTACGAGACCGAGTTCGACGGGTTCATCGGGTCCAATTTCGACTCCCCGCTGGCACTGGTCACCCCCGGCCTGGCCAAACTGGTGGCCCTGGGCGGGTTCCGGCGCTGGGAGAACGTCATCCGCCGCTATCTGCACGACGAGCGGCTGTTGCGGGTCTTCACCTTCCAGGCGCTGTACGCCGGGGTGCCCCCGCAGAGCGCGTTGGCGGTGTACGCCGTGATCGCTTACATGGACACCGTGGCCGGGGTGTACTTCCCGCGCGGCGGCATGCGTGCGTTGCCCGACGCGATGGCCGCGGCAGCGCAGGCCGCCGGGGTGGAGTTCCGCTACGGCGCCGCAGTCACCGATCTGGAGTGGAGCGGCTCGCGCGCCACCGCGGTGCGGACCGCGACCGGTGAGCGCATCGAGGCCGACGCGGTGGTGCTGACCACCGAGCTGCCCGACACCTACCGGCTGTTGCGGCGCACCCCGCGCCGGTTGGTGCCGCTGCGGCCGGCCCCGTCGGCGGTGGTGGCCCACGTCGGCTGCCGCGCCGTCGAGGCCGCACCCGATCACCACACCATCGTCTTCGGCCAGGCCTGGGATCAGACCTTCCGCGACATCATCACCGACGGGCGGGTGATGAGCGATCCGTCGCTACTGGTCACCCGGCCCACCGCCAGTGATCCCTCGCTCGCACCGGCTGGACGCGACCTGCTCTACGTGCTGGCCCCGGCACCCAACACCCAAGTGGGACAGGTGGATTGGGACGCCACCTCGTCGAGCTACGTCGAGCACATGCTCGACGTGGTGTCCACCCGGCTGCCGGGTGTCGGCCAGGACGCCGAGGTGCTGCACGTCGTGACCCCGGCGGACTGGGCCCGGCAGGGCATGGCCGCGGGAAGTCCGTTCGCGCTGGCCCACAACTTCGCCCAGACGGGTCCGTTCCGTCCCGCGAACACGGTGCGCGGGGTCGACAACGTGGTGCTGGCCGGGTCCTCGACGGTGCCCGGTGTCGGAGTGCCCACCGCCGTCATGTCCGGGCGCCTGGCCGCCGACCGGATCACCGGGACCCCGGTGGCCCGGTCCGTCTCCGAGGTGCACCGGTGA
- a CDS encoding HNH endonuclease signature motif containing protein, producing the protein MSTDTTLSAAAGVTPAQRLEVLFAEIAELSGQRNAIDGRIVEIIAEIDRDGLAGITGFRSVASLVAAKTGVSPHTAHTFTAVAERAEQFPQCVAGMREGWLSVDQLGAVVDGAADGSDAHYAQFARYATVTQIRKAVRLEPPPAPQPEPEPEPEAPRSITTTQGPHSTTWHITLPTAEAAEFQAGLQSHQDKLVADWKRAHAENLTETTPPFPTPVDGFLSLMRAGWDADAAARPHGQRTTVVIHVDVESRLANLHLGPVLADADRQYLLCDATCEVWFERDGQPIGAGRETRTINRRLRRALEHRDHGTCVVPGCGATRGLHAHHLIHWEDGGPTELDNLVLVCPYHHRLHHTRGITLTGPASRLVVTDATGRHLTNGSLARPPTTAPPQVAPHPGPGGARCDWWWYTPYQPPPAAA; encoded by the coding sequence ATGTCCACCGACACAACACTTTCGGCCGCTGCCGGGGTTACTCCCGCGCAGCGGCTGGAGGTGTTGTTCGCCGAGATCGCGGAGTTGTCGGGGCAGCGTAATGCCATCGACGGGCGGATCGTGGAGATCATCGCCGAGATCGACCGTGATGGGTTGGCCGGCATCACCGGGTTCCGGTCGGTGGCCTCGTTGGTGGCCGCCAAAACCGGGGTATCCCCGCATACGGCGCATACCTTCACCGCGGTCGCCGAACGCGCAGAGCAGTTCCCGCAGTGTGTGGCCGGGATGCGGGAGGGCTGGCTGTCGGTGGATCAGCTCGGCGCGGTGGTCGACGGCGCCGCTGACGGCTCCGATGCCCACTACGCCCAATTCGCCCGATATGCCACGGTCACCCAGATCCGCAAAGCGGTCCGGCTCGAACCCCCACCCGCACCGCAACCCGAACCCGAACCGGAACCTGAAGCACCGCGGTCCATCACCACCACCCAGGGCCCGCACTCGACCACCTGGCACATCACCCTGCCCACCGCCGAAGCCGCCGAATTCCAGGCCGGGCTGCAATCCCATCAGGACAAACTCGTCGCGGACTGGAAACGCGCTCACGCCGAGAACCTCACCGAGACCACCCCGCCGTTCCCCACCCCGGTGGACGGGTTCCTGAGCCTGATGCGCGCCGGCTGGGACGCCGACGCCGCGGCACGCCCGCACGGACAGCGCACCACCGTCGTCATTCACGTCGATGTCGAATCGCGCCTGGCGAACCTGCATCTGGGTCCGGTACTCGCCGACGCTGATCGTCAGTACCTGCTCTGTGATGCCACCTGTGAGGTGTGGTTCGAACGCGACGGCCAGCCCATCGGCGCCGGACGCGAGACCCGCACCATCAACCGCCGGCTACGCCGAGCCCTCGAGCACCGTGATCACGGCACGTGTGTGGTGCCCGGCTGCGGCGCCACGCGCGGCCTGCACGCCCACCACCTGATCCATTGGGAGGACGGCGGACCGACCGAGCTCGACAATCTCGTGTTGGTGTGTCCGTATCACCATCGCCTGCACCACACACGGGGCATCACCTTGACCGGGCCGGCCAGCCGACTGGTGGTCACCGACGCCACCGGCCGCCACCTCACCAACGGATCCCTGGCCCGGCCACCCACCACAGCGCCACCGCAAGTGGCTCCGCACCCGGGACCGGGCGGCGCCCGCTGCGACTGGTGGTGGTACACCCCCTACCAACCACCACCGGCGGCGGCGTAG
- the idi gene encoding isopentenyl-diphosphate Delta-isomerase, whose protein sequence is MSNNGAPHPELVVLVDEQGRSIGTAPKSEVHHDTTPLHLAFSCYLFDPAGNVLMTRRALDKRAFPGVWTNSFCGHPGPDEDLDSAVQRRALTELGVPVTDLRCVLPDFRYHAVDAAGVAENELCPVYRAVAAGPVVADPAEVMDWVWVSWAQLRDAARSPWLISPWMAEQVPLLEAADAHVS, encoded by the coding sequence GTGAGCAACAACGGCGCCCCCCACCCCGAGCTGGTGGTTCTGGTCGACGAGCAGGGCCGCAGCATCGGCACGGCCCCCAAGTCCGAGGTCCACCACGACACCACCCCGCTGCACCTGGCGTTCTCGTGTTATCTCTTCGACCCGGCCGGCAACGTGCTGATGACCCGCCGCGCGCTGGACAAGCGTGCCTTCCCCGGGGTGTGGACCAACTCGTTCTGCGGGCACCCCGGCCCCGACGAGGACCTCGACAGCGCGGTGCAGCGCCGTGCCCTGACCGAGCTGGGTGTGCCGGTCACCGACCTGCGTTGCGTTCTGCCCGATTTCCGCTACCACGCGGTGGACGCCGCCGGGGTGGCGGAGAACGAACTGTGCCCGGTATACCGCGCGGTGGCGGCGGGACCGGTGGTCGCCGACCCGGCCGAGGTGATGGACTGGGTGTGGGTGTCGTGGGCGCAGCTGCGCGACGCGGCCCGCTCGCCGTGGCTGATCAGCCCGTGGATGGCCGAGCAGGTGCCGCTGCTCGAGGCCGCCGACGCCCATGTGAGCTGA
- a CDS encoding glycosyltransferase — translation MAVILAYMSPALGHLYPFCALLRELHDRGHQIHVRTLAAGVGLCRGLGFAAQPVDPRIEAIQEQDPESGSTLRAAELTVQVLGRRAALEVADLRAALVDAQPDLLLIDANCWGAMSAAETGRLPKLVFSPFVPYLDAPGAAPFGPGYAPRSDLVGTVRDLGARLVTSYIFDRPFRRAVNPLRARLGLPRVGSVGDLTRRADGMLVATAEPFQYPGITWGDDVHLIGPAIFEPPQGEPPDWLTDITLPVVMVTTSSVAQADSVLVRTTVQALADQPLHVVATVPAGADALDLAAHPRVTVRRFAPHVPILDRAVCVVTHGGMGVTQKALSRGVPVCAVPFGRDQFEVARRVEVARCGTRLPARRLTTARLRSGVLSAIGMTSGAARVAAGFARAGGSGRGADVVEAHL, via the coding sequence GTGGCGGTGATCCTGGCCTACATGTCGCCGGCGCTGGGCCACCTGTACCCGTTCTGCGCGTTGTTGCGTGAACTCCACGACCGCGGCCACCAGATCCACGTCCGCACGCTCGCAGCCGGGGTGGGGCTGTGCCGCGGGCTGGGTTTTGCGGCGCAGCCGGTGGATCCGCGCATCGAGGCCATCCAGGAACAGGACCCGGAGTCGGGCAGCACCCTGCGCGCTGCCGAGCTGACCGTCCAGGTGCTGGGCCGGCGCGCGGCGCTCGAAGTCGCCGACCTGCGCGCGGCCCTCGTCGACGCGCAGCCCGACCTGCTGCTCATCGACGCGAACTGCTGGGGCGCCATGTCGGCCGCGGAGACCGGCCGACTGCCCAAGCTGGTGTTCAGCCCGTTCGTCCCGTACCTCGACGCGCCCGGCGCCGCCCCTTTTGGCCCCGGCTACGCCCCCCGGTCCGATCTGGTGGGCACGGTGCGCGATCTGGGCGCCCGGCTGGTCACCTCCTACATCTTCGATCGGCCGTTCCGGCGCGCGGTCAACCCGCTGCGCGCCCGGCTCGGGCTGCCGCGGGTGGGCTCGGTCGGTGACCTGACCCGGCGCGCGGACGGGATGCTGGTGGCCACGGCGGAACCGTTCCAGTACCCGGGGATCACCTGGGGTGACGACGTGCACCTGATCGGGCCGGCGATCTTCGAACCACCCCAGGGTGAGCCGCCCGACTGGCTCACCGACATCACCCTGCCGGTGGTCATGGTGACTACATCGTCGGTGGCACAAGCAGATTCGGTGCTGGTGCGCACGACCGTGCAGGCGCTGGCCGATCAGCCGCTGCACGTGGTGGCTACCGTGCCCGCCGGTGCGGACGCCCTGGACCTGGCCGCTCACCCGCGCGTCACCGTCCGGCGGTTCGCCCCGCACGTCCCCATCCTGGACCGGGCGGTGTGCGTGGTGACCCACGGCGGGATGGGCGTCACGCAGAAAGCGCTCAGCCGTGGTGTGCCGGTGTGTGCTGTGCCGTTCGGACGTGACCAGTTCGAGGTGGCCCGCCGGGTCGAGGTCGCGCGCTGCGGCACCCGGCTGCCGGCCCGCCGGCTCACCACGGCGCGGCTGCGCTCGGGCGTGCTGTCGGCCATCGGCATGACCTCGGGCGCCGCGCGGGTGGCTGCCGGCTTCGCGCGCGCCGGCGGGAGCGGCCGCGGCGCGGACGTGGTGGAGGCCCACCTGTAG
- a CDS encoding phytoene/squalene synthase family protein, giving the protein MSEKSELDAAGITDPALRQAYGRCRELNAEHGKTFFLATRLLSPAQRPAVHALYGFARRADDILDEVDPTRTDEQRARELTVLSDDLAAGLKGDKDTLDDPTLTAVIHTAQHYDLGWDLFDAFLASMRMDLTVTDYPDRAALQQYMYGSAEVIGLQTLPILGTVVPREEAAPHAAALGTAFQLTNFLRDVDEDLRRGRVYLPADELAAHRVDRELLSWCQIHGTTEPRVRSALREQHAMARQVYDEARPGIAMLTPQSRPCVSAALTLYSQILEQIERMDFQIFTGRATVGTARRLAVAGTGIVRAWAARLRSPAA; this is encoded by the coding sequence GTGAGCGAGAAATCCGAACTCGACGCCGCCGGGATCACCGATCCCGCACTGCGCCAGGCCTACGGGCGCTGCCGTGAGCTCAACGCCGAGCATGGCAAGACGTTCTTCCTGGCCACCCGCCTGCTCTCACCCGCACAGCGTCCTGCCGTGCACGCGCTCTACGGGTTCGCCCGCCGGGCCGACGACATCCTCGACGAGGTGGATCCCACCCGCACCGACGAGCAGCGGGCCCGTGAGCTCACAGTGCTCTCGGATGATCTGGCCGCCGGCCTGAAGGGGGACAAGGACACCCTGGACGACCCCACGCTGACCGCGGTGATACACACCGCGCAGCACTACGACCTCGGGTGGGATCTCTTCGACGCGTTCCTGGCCTCCATGCGGATGGACCTGACCGTCACCGACTATCCCGATCGTGCTGCGCTGCAACAGTATATGTACGGGTCAGCCGAGGTCATCGGCCTGCAGACGCTGCCCATCCTCGGCACGGTCGTGCCCCGCGAGGAAGCCGCCCCGCATGCCGCCGCACTGGGCACTGCTTTTCAACTGACCAACTTCCTGCGTGACGTCGACGAGGACCTGCGGCGGGGCCGGGTGTACCTGCCTGCCGACGAGCTGGCTGCCCACCGGGTGGATCGAGAGCTGTTGTCCTGGTGTCAGATTCACGGCACCACCGAACCGCGGGTGCGCAGCGCGCTGCGGGAGCAGCACGCGATGGCCCGGCAGGTGTATGACGAGGCACGCCCGGGCATCGCGATGCTCACGCCGCAATCGCGGCCGTGTGTGTCCGCCGCGCTGACGCTCTACTCGCAGATCCTGGAGCAGATCGAGCGGATGGACTTCCAGATCTTCACCGGGCGTGCGACCGTGGGCACTGCGCGACGCCTCGCGGTGGCCGGCACCGGCATCGTGCGCGCGTGGGCGGCGCGCCTGCGCTCTCCGGCGGCGTGA
- a CDS encoding TetR family transcriptional regulator, whose translation MARWEPDAQGRLERAALELYSERGFDQTTVAEIAERAGVTERTFFRHFADKREVLFRGEALTQAMNAALAAVPDSTAPMDAVATALEATAEFFDERKPYSVKRQAVINANPALQERELIKLASMATLLGDGLRHRGVGEPAASLAAQAGIGVFKVAFERWLADSRDRNFGVHIRESIAELRAVTG comes from the coding sequence ATGGCTCGCTGGGAACCCGACGCGCAGGGCCGGCTGGAACGGGCCGCCCTGGAGCTGTACTCCGAGCGCGGGTTCGACCAGACCACCGTCGCGGAGATCGCCGAACGCGCGGGCGTCACCGAGCGCACCTTCTTCCGGCACTTCGCCGACAAGCGGGAGGTGCTGTTCCGCGGCGAGGCGCTCACCCAGGCCATGAACGCCGCCCTGGCGGCAGTGCCGGACTCCACCGCACCGATGGACGCGGTCGCCACCGCCCTGGAAGCGACCGCGGAGTTCTTCGACGAGCGCAAGCCGTACTCGGTGAAACGTCAGGCGGTGATCAACGCCAATCCTGCTCTGCAGGAACGGGAATTGATCAAACTGGCCTCGATGGCCACGCTTCTGGGCGACGGTCTGCGCCACCGCGGTGTCGGCGAACCGGCGGCCAGCCTGGCCGCCCAGGCCGGCATCGGCGTTTTCAAAGTGGCCTTCGAACGGTGGCTCGCCGATAGCCGGGACCGCAACTTCGGCGTGCACATCCGCGAATCGATCGCCGAACTGCGGGCCGTCACCGGCTGA
- a CDS encoding SDR family oxidoreductase, with amino-acid sequence MRIFVTGASGHIGSLVVRELWDHGHTVVGLARSQASADALTSAGAQVVRGTLDDLEILAAAARDADGVIHLAYKHDFSDYAASAEADVRAVEAMGAALTGSGKPFINTSGTATLAAASPGALATEDMVGTGPRGASEAAALALAEQGVRAIVIRLAPTVHGPTDLQGFIPALIANARRTGQSIYIGDGANRWPAVDNRDAARLYRLAIESAPAGAVLHGAAEEGIPFRDIAKVIGARLGVPAVGVSPEEATEQLQFIGWVAALDNPTSSKHTQQLLGWTPEHPTLLEDMRGEHYFV; translated from the coding sequence ATGCGAATTTTTGTCACCGGCGCCTCCGGACACATCGGCTCACTGGTGGTGCGCGAGCTGTGGGATCACGGCCATACCGTGGTCGGGCTGGCTCGTTCGCAGGCCTCGGCCGACGCGCTGACCAGCGCCGGCGCGCAGGTGGTCCGCGGCACCCTCGACGACCTCGAGATCCTGGCCGCCGCCGCCCGGGACGCCGACGGCGTCATTCACCTGGCCTACAAGCACGACTTCTCCGACTACGCCGCCTCGGCCGAGGCCGACGTGCGGGCTGTCGAGGCCATGGGCGCCGCTCTGACCGGGTCCGGAAAGCCGTTCATCAACACCTCCGGAACCGCCACGCTCGCCGCCGCCTCGCCTGGTGCGCTCGCCACCGAGGACATGGTGGGTACGGGCCCGCGGGGGGCGTCCGAAGCTGCTGCGCTCGCGCTGGCCGAACAGGGCGTGCGGGCCATCGTGATCCGGTTGGCGCCCACCGTGCACGGGCCGACCGACCTCCAGGGGTTCATCCCGGCCCTCATCGCCAACGCCCGCCGCACCGGTCAGTCGATTTACATCGGCGACGGCGCCAACCGCTGGCCCGCCGTCGACAACCGCGACGCCGCGCGGCTGTACCGGCTGGCCATCGAGTCGGCGCCGGCCGGGGCGGTGCTGCACGGAGCGGCCGAGGAAGGCATACCGTTTCGGGACATCGCCAAAGTGATCGGCGCTCGCCTCGGGGTGCCCGCGGTCGGCGTGTCGCCCGAGGAGGCCACTGAGCAGCTGCAGTTCATCGGTTGGGTTGCGGCGCTGGACAATCCGACCTCGAGCAAGCACACTCAGCAGCTGCTCGGCTGGACGCCGGAGCACCCGACGTTGTTGGAGGACATGCGGGGCGAGCACTACTTCGTCTAG
- a CDS encoding polyprenyl synthetase family protein, which translates to MPNDTSGVPAGWRGDIRTAVRGHLDDFLAGQCRTALGGTRVDVAADVLAGFIDGGKYLRSTFMYLGWLCGGREDPAVLRACASLELLHAFALMQDDVMDESALRRGRPAAHVVFEQWHRDRGLAGSPQRFGESAAVLLGDLCLVWSATMLRESGVDADALARTQPRFEQMCIELAVGQFADLVNDAAAFPTLDDVLDVLRRKSGNYTVRRPLELGAAMAGCTEPVIDALGGYGIAIGEAFQLRDDLLGVLGSPAVTGKSVGTDLQAQKATSVIVAAHHLADAAGRRELTRLMSAPQLRAADAERWQALILASGAVPWLEALIDERLDQALQCLDGADIPEAARAALKDMAIVCTERAA; encoded by the coding sequence GTGCCAAACGACACGTCAGGCGTGCCTGCCGGTTGGCGCGGCGATATCCGCACTGCCGTGCGGGGCCACCTCGACGACTTCCTGGCCGGGCAGTGCCGCACCGCGTTGGGCGGCACCCGGGTGGATGTGGCCGCCGATGTGCTGGCCGGATTCATCGACGGTGGCAAGTACCTGCGCTCGACGTTCATGTACCTGGGCTGGCTCTGCGGCGGCCGGGAAGACCCCGCTGTCCTGCGCGCCTGCGCCAGCTTGGAACTGCTGCACGCGTTCGCGCTGATGCAGGACGACGTGATGGACGAGTCGGCCCTGCGCCGCGGGCGACCGGCCGCGCACGTGGTCTTCGAACAGTGGCACCGCGACCGTGGCCTGGCCGGGTCACCCCAGCGGTTCGGCGAGTCGGCTGCGGTGCTTCTGGGTGACCTGTGCCTGGTGTGGTCGGCCACGATGCTGCGGGAAAGCGGTGTCGACGCCGACGCCCTGGCCCGGACCCAGCCCCGCTTCGAGCAGATGTGCATCGAACTGGCCGTCGGCCAGTTCGCCGATCTGGTCAACGACGCAGCAGCGTTCCCCACCCTCGACGACGTGCTCGACGTGCTGCGGCGCAAGTCCGGCAACTACACCGTGCGCCGGCCGCTGGAACTGGGCGCCGCCATGGCGGGATGCACCGAGCCGGTCATCGACGCCCTCGGGGGCTACGGCATCGCCATCGGCGAGGCGTTCCAGCTGCGCGACGACCTGTTGGGGGTGCTCGGCTCCCCGGCGGTCACCGGCAAGTCGGTGGGCACCGATCTGCAGGCCCAGAAGGCGACCAGTGTGATCGTGGCGGCCCATCACCTGGCCGACGCCGCGGGCCGCCGCGAGCTCACCCGGCTGATGAGCGCACCGCAGCTGCGCGCGGCCGACGCCGAACGCTGGCAGGCGCTCATCCTGGCCAGCGGCGCCGTGCCGTGGCTCGAGGCGCTCATCGACGAGCGCCTCGATCAGGCACTGCAGTGTCTCGACGGCGCCGACATTCCCGAAGCCGCCCGCGCCGCTTTGAAGGACATGGCCATCGTCTGCACGGAAAGGGCTGCTTGA
- a CDS encoding excinuclease ABC subunit UvrA, with amino-acid sequence MSDEPDRYVRVRGSRVHNLRSVDVAAPRDAFVVFTGVSGSGKSSLAFGTVYAEAQRRYFESVAPYARRLLLPNDAPKVDDITGLPPAVALQQRRGATSSRSTVGTVTTLSNLLRMLLSRAGSYPAGATERLDSDAFSPNTTVGACPECHGLGRIHRVSEQTLVPDPTLSIREGAVAAWPGAWQGQNLRDILITLGYDIDKPWRKLPKRQRDWILFTDEQPTVEIDPSQHPVTADYYYNGTFSSAERHVRHTLANSQSAMMRRRVLQYVDSVVCPMCTGSGLRPEALAVTFAGHNIAELVSLPLTVLAEVLQPAATRTEFAAAYESTESGEFTEVATMIAADLVARIAVLVDLGLGYLSLNRRTPSVSPGELQRLRLATQLRAGLFGVLYVLDEPSAGLHPADAEPLLEVLDRLRRAGNSLFVVEHDMDVVRRADWVVDVGPGAGELGGDVLYSGPVDGLAEVDSSVTRRYLFDRKVLQHNSSRTPVGTLALRGISFHNLADVDVDIPLGAFVAVTGVSGSGKSTLVCKVLGDVLARHLGRTEATEAEGDEEMLDIDADASAGVTADGAELIGRLVTVDQRPIGRTPRSNLATYTGLFDAVRKAFADTDEARRRGWSAGRFSFNVAEGRCDTCQGEGFVAVELLFLPGTYATCPTCRGARYSEETLEVTYRGRTIADVLAMTVDEAGEFLADLPAAARSLVTLREVGLGYLRLGQPATELSGGEAQRIKLASELQRAKRGHTLYVLDEPTTGLHPSDVELLERQLHRLVDAGNTVVVAEHDMTVVAGADHVIDLGPGGGDEGGEVVVAGTPAQVAAHPDSRTAPYLAAALSR; translated from the coding sequence ATGAGTGACGAACCGGACCGCTACGTGCGGGTGCGTGGGTCTCGTGTGCACAACCTGAGATCGGTCGACGTGGCCGCCCCGCGGGACGCGTTTGTGGTGTTCACCGGCGTCTCCGGGTCGGGTAAGTCGTCATTGGCGTTCGGCACTGTGTACGCCGAGGCGCAGCGCCGGTACTTCGAGTCGGTGGCGCCCTACGCACGCCGGCTGTTGCTCCCCAACGACGCCCCCAAGGTCGACGACATCACGGGGCTGCCGCCCGCGGTGGCACTGCAGCAGCGCCGCGGGGCCACCAGTTCGCGCTCCACCGTCGGCACGGTCACCACGCTGTCGAATCTGTTGCGCATGCTGTTGTCCCGGGCCGGCAGCTACCCGGCCGGGGCCACCGAGCGGTTGGACTCCGACGCCTTCTCGCCGAACACCACCGTGGGGGCCTGTCCGGAGTGCCACGGCCTGGGGCGCATCCACCGGGTGAGCGAGCAGACGCTGGTGCCCGATCCCACGCTGAGCATCCGGGAGGGTGCGGTCGCGGCCTGGCCGGGCGCCTGGCAGGGGCAGAACCTGCGCGACATCCTCATCACCCTCGGGTACGACATCGACAAGCCGTGGCGCAAACTGCCCAAGCGTCAGCGTGATTGGATCCTGTTCACCGATGAGCAGCCCACCGTCGAGATCGATCCGAGTCAGCACCCGGTGACCGCCGACTATTACTACAACGGCACCTTCAGCAGCGCCGAGCGGCACGTCCGGCACACGCTGGCCAATTCGCAGAGCGCGATGATGCGACGCCGGGTGTTGCAGTACGTCGACAGTGTGGTCTGCCCGATGTGCACAGGATCGGGCCTGCGACCCGAGGCGCTGGCGGTCACCTTCGCCGGGCACAACATCGCCGAACTGGTCTCCTTGCCGTTGACGGTACTGGCCGAGGTGCTGCAACCGGCCGCCACCCGAACCGAATTCGCCGCGGCCTACGAATCCACCGAGTCCGGTGAGTTCACCGAGGTGGCCACCATGATCGCCGCCGACCTGGTGGCCCGCATCGCCGTGCTGGTCGATCTCGGACTCGGCTACCTGAGCCTGAACCGGCGCACGCCGTCGGTGTCACCGGGGGAGTTGCAACGGCTGCGGCTGGCCACTCAGTTGCGCGCGGGCCTGTTCGGCGTGCTCTACGTTCTCGACGAGCCGTCGGCGGGCCTGCATCCCGCCGACGCCGAGCCATTGCTGGAGGTGCTCGACCGGCTGCGCCGGGCCGGCAACTCGCTGTTCGTCGTCGAACACGACATGGACGTGGTGCGCCGCGCCGACTGGGTGGTCGACGTCGGCCCGGGCGCAGGCGAGCTGGGCGGCGACGTGCTCTACAGCGGTCCGGTGGACGGGCTGGCCGAGGTTGACTCCTCCGTCACGCGCCGCTACCTCTTTGACCGGAAAGTGCTGCAGCACAATTCTTCCCGAACGCCGGTGGGCACGCTGGCGTTGCGGGGAATCAGCTTCCACAATCTGGCCGACGTCGATGTCGACATCCCGCTGGGCGCGTTTGTCGCGGTGACGGGGGTGTCCGGGTCCGGCAAGTCCACGCTGGTGTGCAAGGTGCTCGGCGACGTCCTGGCCCGCCATCTCGGCCGGACCGAGGCCACCGAGGCCGAGGGCGACGAGGAGATGCTCGACATCGATGCCGACGCGAGCGCCGGCGTCACCGCCGACGGCGCCGAGCTCATCGGCCGGTTGGTCACCGTGGACCAGCGACCGATCGGGCGGACGCCACGGTCCAATCTGGCCACCTACACCGGGCTCTTCGACGCGGTGCGTAAGGCGTTCGCCGACACCGACGAAGCCCGGCGCCGCGGTTGGAGTGCGGGCCGCTTCTCCTTCAATGTCGCCGAGGGACGGTGTGACACCTGCCAGGGTGAGGGTTTTGTGGCGGTGGAGCTGCTGTTCCTGCCCGGCACCTACGCGACCTGCCCGACGTGCAGGGGCGCCCGCTACTCGGAGGAGACCCTGGAGGTCACCTATCGCGGCCGCACCATCGCCGACGTGCTGGCGATGACCGTGGACGAGGCGGGTGAGTTCCTGGCCGATCTGCCCGCTGCCGCACGGAGTCTGGTGACACTGCGCGAGGTCGGGCTCGGGTATCTGCGCCTGGGTCAGCCCGCGACCGAGCTGTCCGGCGGTGAGGCCCAGCGCATCAAGCTGGCGTCGGAACTGCAGCGCGCCAAGCGCGGCCACACGCTCTATGTACTCGACGAACCCACCACCGGACTGCACCCGTCCGATGTCGAACTGCTGGAACGTCAGCTGCATCGGCTGGTCGACGCCGGCAACACCGTCGTGGTGGCCGAACACGACATGACCGTGGTGGCGGGCGCCGATCACGTCATCGATCTCGGCCCCGGCGGCGGCGATGAGGGCGGGGAGGTGGTGGTGGCCGGCACCCCGGCCCAGGTGGCCGCCCACCCCGACAGCCGCACCGCACCGTATCTGGCGGCTGCTCTCAGCCGGTGA